DNA from Candidatus Acidulodesulfobacterium acidiphilum:
TTTAGCTTTTGGCACGAAATCTACCCGATATTCCGCTCCTCTGTAAAGTTCCGTATGCCCTTTCTGTCTTCCGAAACCTTTAACTTCCGTAACGGTTATTCCGTGAATTCCTATTTCGTTCAAAGCTTCTTTGACGTCGTCTATTTTAAAAGGCTTAATTATAGCCTCTATTTTTTTCATTTTTAATTTCACCTCCTTTTCATATTATTTTTTTAGGCGGTTCAATCTCGCAAAGCCAGTCCGGAGTGAGTAAATAAATAAATCTGACACCTTTAAAAACTGTATAGAATCATTAAGTTTACGGTGTTTTGTTGAGAATGCGTCGGCAAACCTTTTGAATCTAAATATACGTTATGGTTAGAACCTTGATGTTCGAATTCGAGCCTGAACTGCACGTTTTTAAAGTTTTTAAAAGACGGCTGATATGCAAAAGTCAGGGTAGAATCGATATATGTATCGCTGACTCCCGGGGTACTGGTCATCTCCCACATCCCGTTCTGGTCGTATGCGGCGGTCTCTCTCAAAGTTTCCGCAATTTGTCCGAAACCGTAATTATGCTGATGGTGGATATAACCCGCTATGCCGTAAAAACGGGATTTATCGTAAGTACTGCTTGATGTTGGGACTAAAGTTGGATAGCCGTTAAAACTGCTTGCCGTAATTC
Protein-coding regions in this window:
- a CDS encoding P-II family nitrogen regulator, whose protein sequence is MKKIEAIIKPFKIDDVKEALNEIGIHGITVTEVKGFGRQKGHTELYRGAEYRVDFVPKAKMEIIASDDQISSIVETIEKSAKTGNIGDGKIFISPVEEVVRIRTGEKGESAI